One segment of Triticum aestivum cultivar Chinese Spring chromosome 2A, IWGSC CS RefSeq v2.1, whole genome shotgun sequence DNA contains the following:
- the LOC123188121 gene encoding putative polyol transporter 2 isoform X1 translates to MASAGLLEAVAPKKKKSNIKYASTCAVVASMASIVLGYDTGVMSGASLYIQKDLEITDVQVEILMGILSIYSIIGTLAAGRTSDWIGRRFTAIFAAFFFFAGALLMGFASGYTMLMLGRFVAGIGVGYAIVIAPVYTAEIAPASARGFLVSFTEVFINIGILLGYISNYAFARLPLHLGWRFMLGIGAVPSVLLAVLVSGMPESPRWLVMKGRLADARVVLEKITDTPEEAEERLADIKTAAGIPDDLDGDVVVVPRKRGGEEKQVWRELILSPTPSMRRILVAALGVFLFQQLTGSDSVVLYSPRVFESAGLTGDHQLLAATCAMGVVKTLVILVAMFLLDRVGRRPLLLCSTGGIIVSLVGLATGLTVVDQNPDARIPWAVVLCVASVLVYVSFFSIGLGPVLGVYTTEILPLRVRALGFAVGEAGNRLVSGAMSMTFLSLSSAITLGGTFFLYAGIAVLAWVFFFTCLPETRGRTLEEMGSLFGVTDTGAEAEDAAPATQDASCWARLLGASPGPRVD, encoded by the exons ATGGCTTCAGCCGGGCTCCTAGAGGCAGTAGCAcccaaaaagaagaagagcaaCATCAAGTATGCCTCCACCTGCGCCGTCGTCGCCTCCATGGCCTCCATCGTCCTCGGCTACG ACACCGGTGTGATGAGCGGGGCGTCGCTGTATATCCAGAAGGACCTCGAGATCACGGACGTGCAGGTGGAGATCCTGATGGGCATCCTGAGCATCTACTCCATCATCGGCACATTAGCCGCCGGCAGGACGTCCGACTGGATCGGCCGCCGCTTCACGGCTATCTTTGccgccttcttcttctttgctggtGCCTTGCTCATGGGCTTCGCAAGCGGCTACACCATGCTGATGCTCGGTCGCTTCGTGGCCGGCATCGGCGTGGGCTACGCCATCGTGATAGCGCCCGTGTACACAGCTGAGATCGCCCCGGCGTCGGCGCGCGGCTTCCTTGTGTCCTTCACGGAGGTCTTCATCAACATCGGCATCCTCCTCGGCTACATCTCTAACTACGCCTTCGCTCGCCTGCCGCTCCACCTTGGCTGGCGCTTCATGCTCGGCATCGGCGCGGTGCCGTCCGTCCTGCTCGCCGTCTTGGTGTCCGGCATGCCGGAGTCTCCCCGGTGGCTCGTCATGAAAGGCCGCCTCGCGGACGCGAGGGTCGTGCTGGAGAAGATCACCGACACGCCGGAGGAGGCCGAGGAGCGCCTCGCTGACATAAAGACCGCCGCCGGCATTCCAGACGACCTCGACGGCGACGTGGTCGTCGTGCCCAGGAAGAGAGGCGGCGAGGAGAAGCAGGTGTGGAGAGAGCTCATCCTGTCGCCGACTCCTTCCATGCGGCGAATACTGGTCGCGGCGCTCGGCGTCTTCTTGTTCCAGCAGTTGACGGGCTCCGACTCCGTCGTGCTCTACAGCCCGCGCGTGTTCGAGAGCGCTGGTCTCACCGGCGACCACCAACTGCTGGCCGCGACCTGCGCTATGGGCGTTGTCAAGACGCTCGTCATCTTGGTCGCCATGTTCCTCCTCGACCGTGTCGGCCGGAGGCCGCTGCTGCTATGCAGCACTGGCGGCATAATAGTCTCGCTCGTCGGCCTCGCGACGGGCCTCACCGTGGTGGACCAGAACCCGGACGCGAGGATCCCGTGGGCGGTCGTCCTGTGCGTGGCGTCCGTCCTGGTCTACGTGTCATTCTTCTCCATCGGCCTCGGGCCCGTGTTGGGTGTGTACACCACGGAGATCTTGccgctgcgggtgcgcgcgctgggCTTCGCTGTCGGGGAGGCCGGCAACCGCTTGGTCAGCGGCGCCATGTCCATGACCTTCCTCTCGCTGTCCAGCGCCATCACGCTGGGCGGCACCTTCTTCCTCTACGCCGGCATCGCCGTGCTCGCGTGGGTGTTCTTCTTCACCTGCCTCCCGGAGACGCGCGGCCGGACGCTGGAGGAGATGGGCAGTCTGTTCGGCGTGACCGACACGGGCGCGGAGGCAGAAGATGCTGCCCCCGCGACACAGGACGCGAGCTGCTGGGCCAGACTCTTGGGCGCCTCGCCTGGACCCAGAGTTGATTAA